Proteins encoded in a region of the Zonotrichia albicollis isolate bZonAlb1 chromosome 22, bZonAlb1.hap1, whole genome shotgun sequence genome:
- the YPEL2 gene encoding protein yippee-like 2 produces MVKMTRSKTFQAYLPSCHRTYSCIHCRAHLANHDELISKSFQGSQGRAYLFNSVVNVGCGPAEERVLLTGLHAVADIYCENCKTTLGWKYEHAFESSQKYKEGKYIIELAHMIKDNGWD; encoded by the exons ATGGTGAAGATGACGAGGTCCAAGACTTTCCAGGCATATCTGCCTTCCTGCCACAGGACCTACAGCTGCATCCACTGCAGGGCCCACCTGGCCAACCACGATGAGCTCATCTCCAAG TCCTTCCAGGGCAGCCAAGGACGAGCTTACCTCTTCAACTCCGT AGTGAACGTGGGCTGTGGCCCTGCAGAGGAGCGGGTGTTGCTAACAGGCCTGCACGCCGTGGCAGATATTTACTGTGAAAACTGCAAAACCACGCTGGGCTGGAAATAT GAACACgcttttgaaagcagccagAAGTATAAAGAAGGCAAATACATCATTGAACTAGCTCACATGATCAAGGACAACGGCTGGGactga